Proteins encoded within one genomic window of Nitrospirota bacterium:
- a CDS encoding polymer-forming cytoskeletal protein, whose amino-acid sequence MFNKKHDRIETLIGVNSEIKGIITLKGTLRVDGYFEGNVKADWVIVGEKGHIKGDMVASGVVVGGFAEGNIHASEYIEIMSKGRVLGDVDTQKLAILEGGLFEGHSKMHQGGKMEKELSVEIRNQIEQ is encoded by the coding sequence ATGTTTAATAAAAAACACGACAGGATAGAGACTTTAATAGGGGTAAATTCAGAGATAAAAGGGATTATAACCTTAAAGGGAACTCTTAGGGTAGATGGTTATTTTGAAGGAAACGTGAAAGCCGACTGGGTAATTGTTGGAGAAAAAGGCCACATTAAGGGTGACATGGTTGCCAGCGGTGTTGTGGTGGGTGGTTTTGCCGAGGGCAACATACATGCCTCTGAATACATAGAGATAATGTCAAAGGGCAGGGTGCTTGGAGATGTAGATACCCAAAAACTTGCCATTTTAGAGGGTGGGCTTTTTGAAGGCCACTCTAAGATGCACCAGGGCGGCAAGATGGAAAAAGAACTATCCGTTGAAATAAGAAACCAGATAGAGCAGTGA
- a CDS encoding M23 family metallopeptidase yields MSGFKRYIRRLFSPITIMIVPHDAEKTYHFKMPSVGIVILCGFWFTFTAYMINMGVTTKKYNELKDKTDYYYTQFVEVRSTISSIKKAESQLKTMLGHNKGKEDLFKNMDQTDSGSVNIGLIRQQIEESVNTVAELKEYLKQQKDVFYSTPTGLPAGEGKISSGFGWRTHPMSGRSEYHTGVDLPMSPGSSVRATADGIVVYADWSSGNGRLVILEHGFGFTTCYAHNSEIAVKVGQMVKRGDVIAYSGSTGNSTGPHVHYEVWKDNVPIDPQPFLHKDT; encoded by the coding sequence ATGTCCGGGTTTAAAAGATATATCAGACGTTTGTTCAGTCCAATAACGATAATGATTGTTCCCCATGACGCTGAAAAAACATACCATTTTAAGATGCCCTCTGTCGGCATTGTTATTCTTTGCGGTTTTTGGTTTACATTTACCGCCTATATGATAAATATGGGCGTAACAACAAAAAAGTATAACGAATTAAAAGATAAAACCGATTACTATTACACACAGTTTGTAGAGGTAAGATCAACAATCAGTTCAATTAAAAAAGCCGAGTCTCAGTTAAAAACCATGCTCGGCCACAACAAGGGAAAAGAGGACTTATTTAAAAACATGGATCAGACCGATTCCGGCTCCGTAAATATCGGGCTGATAAGGCAGCAGATAGAGGAGTCAGTCAACACTGTGGCTGAGTTAAAAGAATATCTTAAGCAGCAAAAAGATGTTTTTTACTCTACTCCTACAGGGCTGCCGGCAGGGGAGGGTAAAATCAGTTCAGGCTTTGGCTGGAGGACGCATCCAATGAGCGGGAGGTCTGAGTATCACACCGGAGTGGATTTACCAATGTCCCCAGGCTCATCCGTAAGAGCAACAGCAGACGGCATTGTGGTGTATGCTGACTGGAGTTCCGGAAACGGGCGGCTCGTAATCTTAGAACATGGTTTTGGCTTTACTACTTGTTATGCCCATAACAGCGAAATAGCCGTAAAAGTGGGTCAAATGGTCAAACGTGGCGATGTAATAGCCTATTCAGGTTCAACTGGCAACTCAACAGGTCCGCATGTCCACTATGAGGTATGGAAAGATAACGTCCCTATAGATCCTCAGCCTTTTTTGCATAAGGACACCTAA
- a CDS encoding cyclic nucleotide-binding domain-containing protein, translating into MKRVAVTEIYEDGQAIIKQGTHGEGTYVILSGSVAIKIKVDGVDIVIATLNKGDIFGHMSFIDKQPRSATAVSIGQTKVGIFDMDYLENEINKTSEDFRMIIKALTERLRETTSKMVSLTAKYYKLTGKTE; encoded by the coding sequence ATGAAAAGAGTAGCCGTAACTGAAATATACGAGGATGGGCAGGCGATAATCAAGCAAGGCACACATGGGGAGGGGACGTATGTGATACTTTCCGGCTCTGTTGCAATTAAAATAAAAGTAGATGGTGTGGATATAGTCATTGCAACTTTGAACAAAGGCGATATATTTGGACATATGAGCTTTATAGACAAACAACCTCGTTCGGCCACAGCTGTTTCAATAGGACAAACAAAAGTAGGGATTTTCGATATGGATTATCTTGAAAATGAGATAAACAAGACCTCTGAGGATTTTAGAATGATTATAAAAGCATTAACTGAAAGACTCAGGGAAACAACGTCAAAAATGGTCAGTTTAACAGCTAAGTACTATAAACTTACTGGTAAGACTGAATAA
- a CDS encoding nucleoside 2-deoxyribosyltransferase, giving the protein MLKTIYLAGPLFSKAERRWVNLIKGYIKRFAEDKGLDVNIINPQELISYKEILALGENAKFEIFNRCRSHLDEVDILVAVLDGSQVDDGTAWEVGYFTKHKQQRQKIVGIRTDVRNVGEFTATTVNAMIECSCDKIVDTIEKLLKTLFIWLYIDIKNGHQQNHPY; this is encoded by the coding sequence ATTTTGAAAACTATATATTTAGCAGGCCCTTTGTTTTCTAAAGCTGAACGCAGGTGGGTTAATCTTATAAAGGGGTATATTAAACGATTTGCGGAGGATAAGGGCCTCGATGTCAACATAATAAACCCTCAGGAGCTAATATCCTATAAGGAGATATTGGCTTTAGGTGAAAATGCAAAATTTGAAATATTCAATCGCTGCAGGAGCCATCTTGATGAGGTGGATATATTGGTGGCAGTTTTAGACGGAAGTCAGGTGGACGATGGCACGGCCTGGGAGGTCGGATATTTCACTAAACACAAGCAGCAAAGACAAAAAATAGTCGGCATAAGAACTGATGTAAGAAATGTCGGAGAATTTACCGCAACAACAGTTAACGCCATGATAGAGTGCTCGTGTGACAAAATTGTTGATACTATCGAAAAACTATTAAAAACTCTCTTTATTTGGCTATACATTGACATCAAAAACGGACATCAGCAAAACCATCCCTATTAG
- a CDS encoding ORF6N domain-containing protein — protein MTNLKLHEIIENRIILIRGHRVMLSPHLAELYAVETRALVQAVKRNIKRFPEDFMFQIYDTEVESLVSQNVIPHKKYLGGSLPYAFTEQGVAMLSSVLKSDKAIEVNITIMRAFVKLREILSTHKDLALKLNEMESKYDSQFKTVFDVISQLMNPAIKPKRIIGFGKDSE, from the coding sequence GTGACCAATCTTAAACTGCATGAGATTATAGAGAATAGGATAATCTTAATCCGTGGACATAGGGTTATGCTCAGCCCGCACCTTGCCGAACTTTATGCAGTGGAGACCAGAGCGTTGGTTCAGGCTGTTAAAAGAAATATCAAACGGTTTCCAGAAGATTTCATGTTTCAGATTTATGACACTGAGGTGGAATCATTGGTATCACAAAATGTGATACCTCACAAAAAGTATCTTGGCGGTTCACTACCATATGCTTTTACCGAGCAGGGTGTGGCAATGCTCTCCAGCGTGCTTAAGAGTGACAAAGCGATAGAAGTCAATATTACGATAATGAGGGCTTTTGTAAAACTCAGGGAGATTCTTTCCACTCACAAGGACCTTGCACTAAAACTTAACGAGATGGAGAGTAAATATGACTCTCAGTTTAAAACAGTCTTTGATGTTATTAGCCAGCTTATGAACCCAGCTATTAAGCCAAAGAGGATAATTGGATTTGGGAAAGATAGTGAATAA